From a single Pleurodeles waltl isolate 20211129_DDA chromosome 10, aPleWal1.hap1.20221129, whole genome shotgun sequence genomic region:
- the SMCR8 gene encoding guanine nucleotide exchange protein SMCR8 translates to MIGAPDVVALTKEEPLQESCIDFPSLPEEYSIPLFPFANDASPWSKLSAPKFTRDFILISEFSEQVGPQPLLTIPDDGKVYENFDLNYFSLRIMSVDYQASFVGHPPGSAYPKLNFVEDSKVVLGDSKEGAFAYVHHLTLYDLEARGFVRPFCIAYITTDEDKIMQQFLEISAEFSKASECLKTGNRKAFANELEKKLKDLAYTRAVLHNEMELQIRTNDKGFYTTQAIEKANELANVEKSIIEHQDLLKQIQSYPYRKREETDFYPYEPDGSHDHTVLDSIPVTLESDEQPEDHCETGIFPRRPSYTPKFIKAKSAKCFDKKLKTLEELCDLYFFTVTVDQLTQIEKTYRGDICYLIENQIEKTLLKQLHVTNFLFEDSSLCDERNLENQYDPNLESMLDNHVPKSLEEPESLKVSASLESYKSSVESVPIKMDPDVVEDDSQETEVTESSAYDNQENSEALDVDLKGSISSGESIEILRTEKSASVLTHSESQPCLPMHSSPQVLKRKTVSKRTVSEDSIEVLSTCTSDTLIPEDFKASYPSAINEEEHVDDEEDEGLQLDTNFSLKTSTVEEYCGSENEITLASDSACCIGKESPHFLGPQSDYEQSLTGEDNVVSVPPQPFRQVDHGCHVNFSVEDGENPSVFVSGATSVNVFDPNLLSSSEACRTSVDEHSDSTSFMSSASASTDQTPSPARSVSHLSERQKRKAGQNALRFIRQYPFAQPAIYSLLSGRTLVVLGEEELIVKKLVTALSIFVPNYDTYAKPVKHWAEPPLQIMDFQRWKLIGLQRVVSSSGSNTLHFLNRYIRYASVLDADSKTLRCPLYKGTLLSKLADHRTQIKRGSTYYLHVQNMLTQLYSKAFLYCFCHCLHIPMSEKESPEDVTFRRMNYLQLQLGLAPEDVKVVQYLAELLKIHYLKECGVNVQPLLRFDYVPSILYKI, encoded by the exons ATGATCGGCGCCCCAGATGTGGTGGCTTTAACCAAAGAGGAGCCTCTTCAGGAaagctgcatcgatttcccctcacTGCCTGAGGAATACTCCATACCACTCTTTCCATTCGCCAATGATGCCTCCCCATGGTCTAAGCTATCTGCTCCAAAGTTCACCAGAGATTTCATACTCATTTCAGAATTTTCAGAGCAGGTGGGGCCCCAGCCGTTGCTCACCATCCCGGATGACGGCAAGGTATATGAGAATTTTGATCTTAATTACTTTTCATTAAGGATTATGTCCGTGGACTACCAGGCTTCCTTTGTGGGGCACCCTCCTGGCTCTGCATACCCGAAACTAAATTTCGTCGAAGACTCAAAAGTGGTCTTGGGGGACTCCAAGGAAGGTGCCTTCGCCTATGTACACCATCTAACCCTTTACGATCTAGAAGCCAGGGGATTTGTACGACCTTTCTGCATTGCTTACATTACGACAGATGAAGATAAGATTATGCAGCAGTTCTTGGAAATTTCTGCGGAGTTCTCCAAAGCTTCAGAGTGCCTGAAGACTGGTAACAGAAAGGCTTTTGCCAACGAACTTGAAAAAAAACTGAAAGATCTCGCCTACACCAGGGCTGTACTTCACAATGAAATGGAATTGCAAATCAGAACTAATGACAAAGGATTTTATACAACTCAGGCTATTGAAAAGGCCAATGAATTGGCCAATGTTGAAAAATCCATAATTGAGCATCAAGACCTTTTGAAACAAATCCAGTCTTATCCATACAGAAAACGTGAAGAGACTGATTTCTACCCTTATGAGCCAGATGGTTCACATGACCATACCGTCTTGGACTCAATACCAGTTACTCTTGAATCTGATGAGCAGCCTGAAGATCATTGTGAAACAGGTATTTTCCCACGGAGACCATCTTACACTCCCAAGTTCATTAAGGCAAAGTCGGCAAAGTGCTTTGATAAGAAGCTGAAGACTCTTGAAGAGCTCTGTgatctttatttttttactgtaactGTTGATCAGTTGACTCAAATTGAAAAGACATACAGAGGTGATATTTGTTACCTCATTGAAAATCAAATTGAGAAAACGCTTTTGAAACAGCTGCATGTTACTAATTTTCTCTTTGAAGATTCCTCACTTTGTGATGAACGTAATCTTGAAAACCAGTATGACCCTAACCTAGAAAGCATGCtggacaatcatgtccctaaatcaCTTGAAGAGCCTGAGAGTTTAAAAGTATCGGCAAGCTTGGAATCATACAAATCTAGTGTAGAATCCGTCCCCATTAAGATGGATCCAGATGTTGTTGAAGACGATTCACAGGAGACTGAGGTGACTGAATCTAGTGCTTATGACAACCAGGAGAACTCTGAAGCTCTTGATGTTGATCTGAAAGGCAGTATAAGCAGTGGTGAAAGTATTGAGATTTTGCGAACTGAAAAGTCTGCTTCAGTTCTAACTCACTCTGAGAGCCAGCCATGTTTGCCGATGCATTCAAGTCCACAAGTGCTGAAACGAAAGACAGTGAGCAAAAGGACTGTCAGCGAAGACAGTATTGAAGTTCTTAGTACGTGTACCTCTGATACTTTGATTCCCGAAGACTTTAAAGCAAGTTACCCAAGTGCTATCAATGAAGAAGAACATGTAGACGACGAAGAGGATGAGGGCTTGCAACTTGATACAAATTTCAGTTTAAAGACAAGCACTGTAGAGGAATATTGTGGTTCTGAAAATGAGATCACATTAGCATCGGATTCTGCCTGTTGTATTGGGAAAGAAAGCCCACACTTTCTAGGGCCACAATCCGACTATGAGCAAAGCCTTACTGGAGAGGATAATGTGGTCAGTGTTCCACCACAGCCATTTAGACAGGTAGACCATGGGTGTCATGTGAACTTCTCCGTGGAAGATGGAGAAAATCCATCCGTGTTTGTCTCGGGAGCTACCTCAGTTAATGTATTTGATCCAAACCTTTTAAGCAGCAGTGAAGCCTGTAGGACAAGTGTGGATGAACATTCAGATTCCACAAGTTTTATGAGTAGCGCATCTGCAAGTACAGACCAGACTCCTTCACCTGCTCGTTCTGTTAGCCACCTGTCAGAAAGACAGAAGAGGAAGGCGGGCCAGAATGCATTGAGATTTATAAGACAATATCCATTTGCCCAACCTGCAATATACTCGCTGCTTAGTGGGAGGACGCTGGTAGTACTAGGAGAGGAAGAATTGATAGTAAAGAAGCTCGTGACTGCATTGTCAATCTTTGTTCCAAATTACGACACTTACGCAAAACCTGTGAAACACTGGGCAGAGCCTCCTCTGCAAATCATGGACTTTCAGAGATGGAAACTTATCGGATTACAGAG AGTGGTTTCTTCATCTGGTTCCAACACATTGCACTTCCTAAACCGGTACATCCGATATGCCAGTGTTCTTGATGCTGACAGCAAAACACTACGCTGCCCACTGTACAAGGGAACCCTGCTTTCCAAACTGGCAGATCACCGGACGCAAATCAAAAGAGGGAGTACCTACTACCTGCATGTCCAGAACATGCTGACCCAGCTCTACTCCAAGGCATTTCTTTACTGCTTTTGTCATTGCTTGCACATACCCATGAGTGAAAAGGAGAGCCCTGAAGATGTCACTTTTCGCAGAATGAACTACCTACAGCTGCAACTGGGACTTGCcccagaagacgtcaaggtggtACAGTATCTGGCAGAGCTGCTTAAAATTCATTACCTCAAGGAATGTGGGGTAAATGTTCAACCTTTGCTCAGGTTTGACTATGTTCCGAGCATTTTGTACAAAATCTAG